The proteins below come from a single Sphaerochaeta sp. genomic window:
- a CDS encoding hemolysin III family protein yields MQTETQTWLERHITLHNYDDAKAERENFLTHAVGAVLALAALVAILIRNQTLTNSHLRWGMIIYGCSMLLLYTASALYHRLPKCDAKRVCRILDHTNIYILIAGTYTPILTYVDTPLALNLLAAIWVTVAVGVTFTLVFWGKLRPLHVILYLVMGWVIVFFWNSVVPYLPAGLSGYILAAGIVYSLGVIFYAIKTIPHYHAIWHLFCIGGSALFFIGFERFLY; encoded by the coding sequence ATGCAAACGGAAACCCAAACGTGGCTGGAACGCCACATCACGCTTCACAACTACGATGACGCCAAAGCGGAACGGGAAAACTTCCTGACGCATGCCGTCGGCGCCGTGTTGGCCTTGGCCGCTCTGGTGGCCATTCTCATCAGGAATCAGACGCTCACCAACTCCCACCTACGCTGGGGAATGATCATCTATGGCTGTTCAATGCTGCTGTTGTACACCGCATCGGCATTGTACCATCGCCTGCCCAAATGTGACGCCAAACGGGTCTGCAGGATCCTGGACCATACCAATATCTATATTCTGATCGCCGGAACCTACACCCCGATCCTCACCTACGTGGACACGCCACTGGCGCTGAACCTGCTGGCCGCCATCTGGGTGACGGTGGCCGTCGGGGTCACCTTCACGCTGGTCTTTTGGGGAAAGCTACGCCCGCTCCACGTCATTTTGTACCTGGTGATGGGTTGGGTGATCGTCTTCTTCTGGAACAGCGTCGTCCCGTATCTTCCCGCAGGACTGTCGGGATACATTCTTGCCGCCGGCATCGTCTACAGCCTCGGCGTGATCTTCTACGCCATCAAGACGATCCCCCACTACCACGCCATCTGGCACCTGTTCTGCATTGGAGGATCGGCGCTGTTCTTCATCGGGTTTGAGCGGTTTCTGTACTGA